TTTGCCGAGACCACAGCGATCGCCCTACCTAAATTTTCAATTACAGGACGAGCTGCTCAAGGCATAACTTATGCTGGGTTGGGTTTGCTTTTCGTAGTCAGCATCTGGCTCGTTCCGATTCATCGAGCTTGGCAACTATCGAGTCAAGGTTTTATTGCCCTAAGCCGAGAAAACATACCTGGCTTTGTTCAGAGCCTTAGTCAAGCTACTCAGTTAGCACCTTGGGAACCTTATTATCCTTACCAGCTAGGTTGGAACTTGGGAAATCTGAGTTTGCAGACCAACGACCCACAACAACAAAACCAGCTTCAAGCGGATGCTATTGCTTGGTTGCAAAAAGGAATTCAAGCGTCTCCTTACCAGGAATTTGGTCACAGCAACCTAGCTTGGCTCTTGTTGAATCAAAATCCTCAAGCGGCAACCCAACAGTTTGTTCGCTCTGCTCAGCTTATTCCCGCTAAACGAGGCGTGTTTTATGGCTTGGGACTGAGCTTATTAGCTCAAGGCAAAGTTGATTTGGCTACAGAAGCAGTGGCCTTGGAAGCCTTACGCGATCCATTAATCATTACTAGCCCCGTTTGGCGATCGCCTACTCTCCAACCTCTCTACGCACCCATGCTGGATCGTGTTACAGCAAAATGCACAGAGCTACTACAAGCTCCCGCTCAGTCAGAGCCAATTCGTACTTACTGCTATCAACTACGAGGTGGGGTGCACTGGTGGCGTGGCAATTTTCAATCAGCGCACGCAGATTGGGACACCTACGGCAGTCCTCTGAGCCAAGTTGTCCTGAAATTAGCGGAAGGCAAAGCTGTAGAGCCACAATTACAATCTTTGCCTAATTCATCAGGTAAATTAGCGATCGCCGCTTGGCTTGCCCCCACTCAACGCCAAACTCTTTTGGAACAAGCGTGGATACAAGTAGAACAATCTACGCCTCCCCCAGCCCTCATACAAACCTTAGCCACAGATATGAATCAAATGAATACATTTGACCAGTGGCTTAAGCAAAATACGGCTACTCCTCAATACCGTCGTACTCGTACGGGATTTGGCACTTTAAGTCGCCATGTGGATGGTCCTGCCCCTACAGATTTCCTCTCTGTCATTGAAAATTCGGTGATTATCCATTTCTTCCCTGAGCTATTGGCTGTTCCACCATACATACCTGCATGGGATTTGGCTCTACAAAAGTCACGTTATGCTCTCGTTCAAGCTCTTTAACATTTCGTTCTGACACTGAAGATATAGTGATGATTCGGCATAGATAACTTCTTCGGATAAACACTGACAACGCCTAGAAACCTGATCTCTGAGCTTTCCAAGTGGGTAACCTAAAAAGTGAGGCTCTAATTACTACTCAACATCTTTACCAACTGCTACCTATGACCAGCTTTAATGACTATATGGAAGTGCGTCAAGCCAAACTAAAGCGTAAACAAAGAACTGCCGCGCTCATATCAGCAGCATGTTTCATGGGCTCCACTGTTTTTGCGATTGCCAACTTTATCGTTAAAGACTTACAGCAGCTCAGCCAGCCAGTTGAAACTCCTCAAGAATCCATAAATTCTCATCTAGAGCTCCAAGAGAATGGATATAACCTTGTTCTACAGCGAGAACCCCAAAATCAAACTGCTCTAGATGGTTTAGTGCAAGTTCG
This region of Trichocoleus desertorum NBK24 genomic DNA includes:
- a CDS encoding tetratricopeptide repeat protein, which produces MGNLKSEALITTQHLYQLLPMTSFNDYMEVRQAKLKRKQRTAALISAACFMGSTVFAIANFIVKDLQQLSQPVETPQESINSHLELQENGYNLVLQREPQNQTALDGLVQVRLQMKDFQGAQKPLQQLIKLNPTRQDYQALLEQVKHKASDRK